In Chaetodon trifascialis isolate fChaTrf1 chromosome 6, fChaTrf1.hap1, whole genome shotgun sequence, one DNA window encodes the following:
- the hira gene encoding protein HIRA: MKLLKPSWVSHNGKPIFSVDIHPDGTKFATGGQGEDSGKVMIWNMAPVLREEDEKNENIPKMLCQMDNHLACVNCVRWSNNGLYLASGGDDKLVMVWKRAAFIGPSTVFGSSSKLANVEQWRCVTILRNHTGDVMDVAWSPHDVWLASCSVDNTIVIWNARKFPEMVTCLRGHTGLVKGLTWDPVGKYIASQADDHSLKVWRTVDWQMDANITKPFSECGGTTHVLRLSWSPDGQYLVSAHAMNNSGPTAQIVERDGWKTNMDFVGHRKAVTVVKFNPKIFKKKQKNGSSPKPSCPYCCCAVGSKDRSLSVWLTSLKRPLVVIHDLFDKSIMDISWTLTGLGMLVCSMDGTVAYLDFSLDELGDPLSEEEKNSIHQNIYGKSLAITSTEAQLSTTIIENPEMLKYQQERQNSAQANSGPGSAGPESSAPKLNSMMNGESLEDIRKNLLKKQVETRTADGRRRITPLCIAQLDTGDFSPALFNSAPILPSGSSMSNQLTSQLSSDSSPGQASSLGLRPSHDPMLTSPPPSSAAKGLEDNKDGVKPCLLLTSASKIEPMKALDSRFTERSKATPGVTAAISSTTGLTPLDRQKDGISALKDIKSKEDTSSDSEDKMAAINKNLTFSKRKPELLMDGGEVVEKRKKGRPRKDKMAAPIAQPFTQITPPVEREPSRVAAPPAAAAALKLPTPSIKKAFSLQVSMEPSVFLEVENEVSVVAGTRLSQLRCSRDGRDWNTLLPSSVVTAAGSSDVLAVACQDRMLSVFSSCGRRLLPAIQLATHASALHCSAHFVMVLTAGATLSVWDVQKQKALVKNESLLTILSGADITVSQSLLTQQGVPVIGLSNGKSYCFSSSLETWTLIADKGDSLVQCADFRSCLPTHDAPVSSGPLAVMQGRNLNAGRLASRLSSTPHHLQQSMTLAFLENQLASALTLQSAQEYRYWLLIYARFLVNEGSEYRLRELCKELLGPVHKSAASAWEPTTLGLRKRELLREVLPVIGENLRFQRLFTEYQDQLELLRNK; this comes from the exons atgaagctgctgaagccGAGCTGGGTGAGCCACAACG GCAAACCCATATTTTCAGTTGACATCCACCCCGATGGGACAAAATTTGCCACCGGTGGTCAAG GAGAGGATTCTGGCAAGGTGATGATCTGGAACATGGCGCCGGTcctgagagaggaggacgagaaGAACGAGAATattcccaaaatgctttgccaGATGGACAATCACCTAG cgtGTGTCAACTGTGTGCGCTGGTCCAACAACGGGCTGTACCTGGCATCAGGAGGAGACGACAAGCTGGTCATGGTGTGGAAGAGAGCTgc ATTCATCGGCCCAAGCACAGTGTTCGGCTCGAGCAGTAAGCTGGCCAATGTGGAGCAGTGGCGGTGTGTCACCATCCTGAGAAACCACACTGGAG atgtgaTGGACGTGGCGTGGTCTCCTCATGACGTGTGGCTGGCCTCCTGCAGCGTGGACAACACCATCGTTATCTGGAATGCTCGCAAGTTTCCAG agATGGTGACGTGTCTGCGGGGCCACACTGGATTGGTTAAAGGTCTGACGTGGGATCCAGTGGGGAAGTACATCGCCTCCCAGGCCGACGACCACAGTCTCAAAGTGTGGAGGACAGTGGACTGGCAGATGGACGCCAACATCACCAAACCCTTCAGCGAG tgtggcGGGACGACCCACGTCCTGCGTCTGTCCTGGTCTCCGGACGGTCAGTACTTGGTGTCGGCTCACGCCATGAACAACTCTGGTCCCACCGCTCAGATCGTGGAGAGAGACGGCTGGAAGACTAATATGGACTTTGTTGGCCACCGTAAAGCTGTCACTGTGGTG aaatTCAACCCAAAGATCTttaagaagaagcagaagaatgGCAGCTCTCCCAAACCCAGCTGTCCGTACTGCTGCTGCGCTGTCGGCAGCAAAGACCGATCGCTCTCCGTCTGG ctgaccTCTCTGAAGCGCCCCCTGGTGGTCATCCATGATCTGTTTGATAAATCTATCATGGACATTTCCTG gactcTGACAGGTCTGGGGATGTTGGTGTGTTCGATGGATGGCACTGTGGCCTATCTGGACTTCTCATTGGATGAACTGGGAGACCCGCTgagcgaggaggagaag AACAGCATCCACCAGAACATCTACGGTAAGAGTCTGGCTATAACCAGCACAGAGGCTCAGCTTTCCACCACCATCATAGAGAACCCCGAGATGCTCAAATACCAGCAGGAGCGACAAAACTCAGCCCAGGCCAACTCAGGACCAGGCAGCGCCGGGCCCGAATCCTCAGCCCCCAAACTGAACAGCATGATGAATGGAGAGTCTCTGGAGGACATCAGGAAG AACCTTCTGAAGAAGCAGGTGGAAACCAGAACCGCAGACGGCAGGAGACGAATCACGCCGCTCTGCATCGCTCAGCTGGACACGGG GGATTTCTCGCCGGCTCTGTTCAACAGCGCTCCCATCTTGCCCTCTGGCTCCTCCATGTCCAACCAGCTCACCTCCCAGCTCAGCTCTGACTCCAGCCCAGGACAGGCATCGTCTCTGGGGCTTAGGCCCAGCCACGACCCCATGCTCACCTCACCTCCACCCAGCAGCGCCGCCAAGGGCCTGGAGGACAACAAGGATGG CGTGAAGCCATGTCTGCTGCTCACTTCAGCCTCCAAGATTGAACCAATGAAAGCTTTGGACTCCAGGTTCACAGAAAGGTCAAAGGCTACGCCGGGGGTCACAGCCGCCATCTCCTCTACCACAGGACTCACGCCTCTGGACAG GCAAAAAGATGGCATCTCCGCCCTGAAAGACATAAAATCCAAAGAAGACACCAGCAGCGACAGCGAGGACAAGATGGCCGCCATCAACAAAAACCTAACGTTCAGCAAGAGGAAGCCCGAGCTgctgatggatggaggagaggtggtggagaagaggaagaagggtCGGCCCAGGAAAGACAAGATGGCCGCTCCCATTGCCCAACCCTTCACTCag ATAACTCCCCCAGTAGAGAGGGAGCCCAGCAGGGtggcagctcctccagctgctgcagctgctctcaaaCTACCAACACCAAGTATAAAGAAGGCCTTCAGTCTGCAG gtgagcATGGAGCCGTCAGTGTTTCTGGAGGTGGAGAACGAGGTGTCGGTGGTCGCAGGTACGAGGCTCAGCCAGCTGCGATGCTCCAGAGATGGACGGGACTGGAACACACTCTTACCCAGCTCGGTGGTCACTGCAGCAGGGAGCAG TGACGTCCTCGCTGTCGCCTGTCAGGACAGGATGTTGTCTGTGTTCTCTTCCTGTGGGCGGCGGCTCCTTCCAGCCATCCAGCTGGCTACACATGCGTCAGCTCTGCACTGCTCCGCCCACTTCGTCATGGTTCTGACAGCTGGAGCGACGCTGTCCGTCTG ggaCGTTCAGAAACAGAAGGCTCTGGTGAAGAACGAGTCTCTGCTGACCATTTTATCTG gTGCTGACATCACAGtttctcagtctctgctgaCTCAGCAGGGAGTTCCAGTCATTGGACTGTCCAATGGGAAGTCGTACTGCTTCAGCTCGTCACTGGAGACATG gaCTCTGATAGCAGATAAAGGAGACTCTCTGGTCCAGTGTGCTGACTTCAGGAGCTGCCTACCTACCCACGATGCACCTGTGTCCTCAGGGCCACTGGCTGTCATGCAGGGACGCAATCTCAA TGCTGGTCGTCTGGCGTCCcgcctctcctccacccctcaccacctgcagcagagcatGACGCTGGCCTTCCTGGAGAATCAGCTGGCgtctgctctgactctgcagTCAGCACAGGAGTATCGCTACTGGCTGCTCATCTACGCCCGTTTCCTTGTCAACGAAG GCTCAGAGTATCGTCTCAGAGAACTCTGTAAGGAGCTGCTGGGCCCCGTCCACAAATCAGCGGCTTCAGCCTGGGAGCCCACCACTCTG gGTCTGCGTAAGCGGGAGTTGCTGCGGGAGGTTTTACCCGTCATTGGTGAAAACCTGCGATTCCAGAGACTGTTCACTGAATACCAGGaccagctggagctgctgcgcaacaaataa
- the nudt12 gene encoding NAD-capped RNA hydrolase NUDT12, translating to MTSLQLVAKEEMVERFLDAAARGDLAQVSTLLSNAPSLINQTGYSGWTALMFAARNGQYHVVETLLSHGCDKISVNASSQTAYDIAKFWGHRHISNLLGRTDDSCHRVLPGSDLNQHENYFSREMLDRLSGKRTDQVWLEAKQSHPDTVFLLFSNLSPMVSSSRDNDGAEVETKLCRFRCDAVKDLLQKPATVLIFLGVEKRNKPSSSSSSSSSQTQEGVQEPPAWFAINTDEDAAELLKRCREKNCSFPKSPNRDLLSFTEEEAGVVAQARSVLAWHSRYSFCPTCGSSTKLEEGGYKRSCLNSDCRSLKGVHNTCYPRVDPVVIMLVIHPDGNQCLLGRKKIFPVGMFSCLAGFIEPGETMEEAVRREVEEESGVKVGPVQYVSCQPWPMPSNLMIGCLAVAMSTDIKVDENEIEEARWFTRQEVIESLLRGARLAFSIPPRQTIAHQLIRHWIGMNSNL from the exons ATGACGAGCCTCCAGCTGGTTGCGAaggaggagatggtggagaggTTTTTGGATGCTGCAGCCAGAGGAGACTTGGCCCAGGTGTCCACGCTGCTGTCCAACGCCCCCTCGCTCATCAACCAGACGGGATACAGCGGCTGGACGGCGCTGATGTTCGCCGCTCGCAATGGACAGTACCATGTGGTAGAGACGCTGCTGTCACACGG CTGTGACAAGATCTCTGTGAACGCTTCGTCACAGACCGCCTACGATATCGCCAAGTTCTGGGGCCACAGACACATCTCCAACCTGCTGGGCCGGACAGACGACAGCTGCCACCGAGTCCTGCCGGGCTCTGACCTCAACCAGCACGAAAACTACTTCAGCAGAGAGATGCTGGACCGGCTGAGTGGGAAGAGGACAGACCAGGTCTGGTTAGAGGCCAAACAGAGCCACCCAGATACAGTCTTCCTCCTGTTCTCCAACCTCAGCCCCATGGTCAGCAGCTCCCGGGACAACGACGGTGCAGAG GTCGAGACCAAGCTGTGTCGGTTCAGATGTGACGCAGTTAAAGACCTTCTCCAGAAACCTGCGACTGTGCTCATCTTCCTCGGAGTCGAGAAGAGGAAtaagccctcctcttcctcctcctcctcctcgtctcagACACAGGAGGGCGTCCAGGAGCCTCCTGCTTGGTTTGCCATCAACACAGATGAAGACGCTGCTGAACTTCTTAAACGCTGCAGAGAAAAGAACTGCTCCTTTCCAAAGTCACCCAACAGAGATCTGCTGAGCTTCACCGAGGAAGAGGCTG GAGTTGTGGCTCAGGCTCGATCGGTGTTGGCCTGGCACAGCCGCTACAGCTTCTGTCCGACATGTGGCAGCAGCACCaagctggaggagggaggataCAAGAGGAGCTGCCTGAACTCTGACTGCAGGAGCCTGAAGGGCGTTCACAACACGTGCTACCCACGAGTCG atccAGTGGTCATCATGCTGGTAATCCATCCAGATGGAAACCAGTGCTTACTGGGAAGGAAGAAGATCTTTCCAGTCGGCATGTTCTCCTGTCTGGCTGGATTCATAGAGCCTG GGGAGACGATGGAGGAGGCGGTtaggagggaggtggaggaggagagcggtGTGAAGGTGGGACCGGTTCAATATGTCTCCTGTCAGCCCTGGCCGATGCCCTCCAACCTCATGATTGGCTGCCTCGCTGTCGCCATGTCAACCGACATCAAGGTGGATGAGAACGAGATAGAGGAAGCTCGATGGTTCACACGGCAAGAG gTGATTGAGTCCTTACTCAGAGGAGCTCGTCTGGCCTTCTCCATCCCTCCCAGACAGACCATCGCCCACCAGCTAATCAGACACTGGATTGGCATGAACTCTAACCTGTAA
- the LOC139332205 gene encoding interleukin-6 receptor subunit beta, with protein MDIWILKLHLAAWTVMNLLCVFSHEVKVRDSDLKLCEKDKRVCVTDLRDCGHRPPSSIQKTLNMSCYYQISHRSMACEWTEELNSHTESEVSLIFQSRDQIISCQGIFNPAAVLSITARIRNYVMGGEIWSQPHTVFLYDAVKPSQPFLTVLGSTGDSVDVSWRSSSDGSCRLRYRVNHTHKWTQVPDSVPAHRGQTLTYKIRDLLPFTIYRAAVACREESGIWSDWSSDVTVRTLDRVPSKPLEVCYRVEETCSAGSFLLHLMWKRLKLNILILQDLDLIDAGGHIAGYQVSYEPVKKQLLQGPLIQNVTEVTALLVVDEGNCSVTVSAFNMAGYGPAAHLSIDIQRQNALPSVRNLWVSSSFPAIEGLLVQWVNLTAPPSVPPVSHFAVQWHSETRPSPSRWTTVDSFTTSTVIQDVDPDESYLISVFPVFNQHCGSPLSLPASLQQGVLMEAVKLKVIDITKTTVTFVCLWQKKSRPIRVNRYRVMLRKDSEIQTLSLWPDQWQHTLLNLKPNTEYSLLLLADNVSRDIIPVRTDFDEVPAVTAVTPLLLLAVTVFIISILFRTMYKSYFFPPISSPWGSTTGQWLMDTSHQKTTERKVLDIKDFQVIDVLGEKSLITVGPTSQHSSAEDLHEDTSRLSISTLIIKLSALQMVTEYVSDSPVTEHLLVSPQSDHRDDAGNCHHPHAVFIADAALLPQTQEANSCFPQEEEESRELDLSETLQQKEVAVKCSFPECMADTDSHCDYQMTSEAEYMINSSFLSTWKSLSMEEQAKYYRQAESEQLLHAQRHPEWTSGENYVSTLSSHVPA; from the exons ATGGACATTTGGATTCTTAAACTGCACCTTGCTGCCTGGACAGTGATGaacctcctctgtgtgttttcccatg aggtGAAGGTGAGGGACTCTGATCTGAAGCTGTGTGAAAAGGACAAGCGAGTGTGTGTCACTGACCTCAGAGACTGTGGCCATCGACCTCCCTCATCTATACAGa AGACCCTGAACATGTCCTGTTACTACCAGATATCACACAGATCCATGGCATGTGAGTGGACTGAGGAGTTGAACAGCCACACTGAGTCTGAAGTCTCGCTCATCTTCCAGAG caggGATCAAATCATATCCTGTCAGGGAATCTTTAACCCAGCAGCTGTCCTCAGCATAACAGCCAGGATAAGAAACTACGTGATGGGTGGTGAGATCTGGTCCCAGCCTCACACTGTGTTTCTTTATGATGCAG TCAAACCGTCTCAGCCCTTCTTAACTGTACTCGGCTCCACTGGGGACTCTGTTGATGTGTCTTGGAGAAGCAGCAGTGATGGCAGCTGTCGACTTCGCTACAGAGTCAACCACACTCACAAATGGACCCAG GTTCCAGATTCTGTCCCTGCACATCGAGGTCAGACACTGACCTACAAAATCAGAGACCTCCTGCCGTTTACCATCTACAGAGCTGCTGTGGCCTGCAGAGAGGAGTCTGGCATCTGGAGTGACTGGAGCTCCGACGTCACCGTGAGGACGCTGGACAGGG TTCCATCCAAGCCTCTGGAGGTGTGCTACAGAGTGGAGGAAACATGCTCTGCAGGATCATTTCTCCTTCATCTCATGTGGAAG AGACTGAAGCTAAACATCCTGATTCTGCAGGACCTCGACCTTATTGATGCTGGAGGTCACATCGCCGGATACCAAGTGAGCTATGAGCCGGtgaagaagcagctgctgcagggccCTTTAATTCAAAACGTCACAGAGGTGACAGCACTCCTGGTGGTggatgaggggaactgcagTGTCACAGTTTCAGCCTTCAACATGGCTGGATACGGACCTGCTGCACATCTCAGCATTGACATACAAAGACAGAACG ctctcccCTCAGTCAGAAACTTGTGGGTTTCCAGCTCTTTTCCTGCTATTGAAGGCCTTCTGGTGCAATGGGTGAACCTCACAGCCCCACCCTCTGTCCCACCTGTCAGTCATTTTGCTGTTCAGTGGCACTCTGAGACTCGTCCATCCCCCAGCCGCTGGACTACAGTGGACAGCTTCACCACCTCCACCGTGATACAAG ATGTGGACCCTGATGAGTCCTACCTGATCAGTGTATTCCCTGTCTTCAATCAGCATTGTGGATCTCCTCTGTCACTGCCTGCCAGTCTGCAGCAGGGAG TTCTGATGGAGGCGGTCAAACTGAAGGTGATCGACATCACCAAGACAACTgtgacatttgtgtgtctgtggcaaAAGAAGTCCAGACCAATCAGAGTGAACAGATACAGAGTGATGCTGAGGAAAGACTCAGAGATACAAA CTCTGTCTTTGTGGCCAGACCAATGGCAGCACACCCTGCTCAACCTGAAGCCCAACACTGAGTACTCTCTTCTCCTGTTGGCTGATAACGTTTCCAGAGACATCATTCCCGTGAGAACAGACTTTG ATGAGGTACCAGCTGTGACTGCAgtgactcctctgctgctgctggctgttaCTGTGTTCATCATCTCCATCCTGTTCAGGACGAT GTACAAATCCTACTTCTTCCCTCCGATCTCCAGCCCTTGGGGCAGTACAACAGGCCAGTGGCTGATGGACACAAGCCACCAG AAAACGACAGAGAGAAAAGTCCTGGACATAAAGGACTTCCAGGTGATAGATGTGCTTGGAGAGAAAAGCCTCATCACGGTTGGTCCGACCTCCCAGCACTCCTCAGCAGAGGACCTACATGAAGACACCTCCAGGCTGTCCATCAGTACCCTCATCATCAAACTGTCAGCCCTCCAAATGGTCACAGAATATGTTTCTGATTCTCCAGTCACAGAGCACCTACTGGTCTCTCCCCAGTCTGATCATCGTGACGATGCCGGGAACTGCCATCATCCGCATGCAGTTTTCATAGCTGACgctgctctgctgcctcagACACAGGAAGCTAACAGCTGCTTTCctcaggaagaggaagagagcagagaACTGGACTTATCTGAGACATTACAGCAGAAAGAAGTGGCTGTTAAATGCAGTTTTCCTGAATGCATGgctgacacagacagtcacTGTGATTATCAGATGACCAGTGAGGCTGAGTATATGATAAACTCTTCCTTTCTGAGTACA TGGAAGTCTCTGTCAATGGAGGAGCAGGCCAAATACTACAGGCAGGCCGAGAGCGAACAACTCCTCCACGCCCAGCGACACCCGGAGTGGACCAGCGGGGAAAACTACGTAAGTACACTGAGCTCACACGTCCCAGCATGA